One genomic window of Oncorhynchus kisutch isolate 150728-3 linkage group LG26, Okis_V2, whole genome shotgun sequence includes the following:
- the commd6 gene encoding COMM domain-containing protein 6 isoform X3: MLSIGQLVDMQWKLGMAVSSDTCRSLNSPHVSLLLKIADTSGQISQRSFEMTIAQFQNFYRQFKEMAAVLETV, encoded by the exons ATGCTTAGCATCGGACAG CTGGTGGACATGCAGTGGAAGCTGGGCATGGCGGTGAGCTCGGACACCTGTCGCTCTCTCAACTCCCCCCACGTCTCCCTCCTGTTGAAGATCGCAGACACCTCTGGACAGATCTCCCAACGGTCCTTTGAAATGACCATTGCACAATTCCAG AACTTCTACAGGCAATTCAAGGAGATGGCAGCTGTTTTGGAAACAGTATGA
- the commd6 gene encoding COMM domain-containing protein 6 isoform X2 — protein sequence MQCQQILSHLQGQVRGVDSAEISDKFQRAGIRLDQEALQEVVQFLFLTFRSTEKNNLSADVLVTRLGEGSSKWSKAALQVLHRLWSDQGALVNTHQQSQAMLSIGQLVDMQWKLGMAVSSDTCRSLNSPHVSLLLKIADTSGQISQRSFEMTIAQFQNFYRQFKEMAAVLETV from the exons ATGCAGTGTCAGCAGATTCTGAGTCATCTCCAAGGACAGGTCAGGGGAGTGGATTCCGCTGAAATCTCTGAT AAGTTTCAAAGAGCTGGGATCCGACTTGACCAAGAGGCTCTACAGGAGGTTGTGCAATTTCTCTTCTTAACGTTCAG GTCGACTGAAAAGAACAACCTCTCTGCTGATGTACTGGTAACTAGGCTGGGAGAGGGCAGCAGTAAGTGGTCCAAAGCTGCCCTTCAGGTGCTCCATCGGCTATGGAGTGATCAGGGTGCCCTAGTCAACACGCACCAACAGTCCCAAGCCATGCTTAGCATCGGACAG CTGGTGGACATGCAGTGGAAGCTGGGCATGGCGGTGAGCTCGGACACCTGTCGCTCTCTCAACTCCCCCCACGTCTCCCTCCTGTTGAAGATCGCAGACACCTCTGGACAGATCTCCCAACGGTCCTTTGAAATGACCATTGCACAATTCCAG AACTTCTACAGGCAATTCAAGGAGATGGCAGCTGTTTTGGAAACAGTATGA